Proteins encoded in a region of the Pseudomonas denitrificans (nom. rej.) genome:
- a CDS encoding lipopolysaccharide kinase InaA family protein: MQDLALSAYEALRAGAQVLEADKHGDKVLRLADGNFLKLFRRKRLISSAALYPYAQRFADNTQTLQRLAVPCPQIIAVYRIADIARDAVHYRPLPGDTLRQVIEAGEADTQLAAQLGELIAGLHDQGVYFRSLHLGNVVKTPEGTLGLIDLADMKKQRRALSRQQRKRNFAHMLRYTQDRQWLLAGNTDSLSQAYLSHSPVRWPLAELRQFLSSAP; this comes from the coding sequence ATGCAAGACCTCGCTCTCTCCGCCTACGAAGCGCTGCGCGCCGGCGCCCAGGTGCTGGAAGCCGACAAGCATGGCGACAAGGTCCTGCGCCTGGCCGATGGCAACTTCCTGAAACTGTTCCGACGCAAGCGGCTGATTTCCTCGGCGGCGCTCTATCCCTATGCGCAGCGTTTCGCCGACAACACCCAGACGCTGCAGCGCCTGGCGGTGCCCTGCCCGCAGATCATCGCGGTGTACCGCATTGCCGATATCGCCCGCGACGCGGTGCACTACCGCCCCCTGCCGGGCGACACGCTGCGCCAGGTGATCGAAGCCGGCGAGGCGGACACACAACTGGCGGCGCAACTGGGCGAACTGATCGCCGGGCTGCATGACCAGGGCGTGTACTTCCGCTCACTGCACCTGGGCAACGTGGTGAAGACCCCCGAAGGCACCCTGGGCCTGATCGACCTCGCGGACATGAAGAAGCAGCGCCGGGCACTGTCGCGCCAGCAGCGCAAACGCAACTTCGCCCACATGCTGCGCTATACCCAGGATCGCCAGTGGCTGCTGGCCGGCAATACCGACAGCCTTTCACAAGCCTACCTTTCCCACAGCCCGGTACGCTGGCCGCTGGCCGAGCTGAGACAGTTCCTCAGTTCGGCTCCATGA
- a CDS encoding O-antigen ligase family protein — MKDVIASAWKSWCPTVTPTGVSQRRGSRIAEAMLGIGVLWSIAGVMLTPSMKFYFQMVALFVYLPSLWLCITRRQELGHLLRAHRELWLLLALFGWAVLSLLWSKTGKPAGNLKSVSLFMLFIFGWVLWARADERRLRLTMLSLALVVGLYSVAALLFAPAYGMGRLNGFGGFLDNPNAAAYSIAFVTVLCVPLLPRRGWSQLPWVLLLAASLIYVVLCGSRGALLALMVTAIFSLSLVPGRIAKLLPLLLLVGGATLVVVEPGLMERGDAERFELLRNAWPQIQQHFWFGVGLGGDYSVTSGRSVYENGAHNFPVHTAIQYGVPALLAFLVLWGTIGYNAWRSRSRALGLSVMLLWVFSSVAMQFDVFSLWERTRAMWLMPWVVILLGLSLERWPQVRPAVMEPN, encoded by the coding sequence ATGAAAGATGTAATTGCTTCCGCCTGGAAGTCCTGGTGCCCCACGGTGACCCCCACTGGCGTGTCGCAGCGCCGGGGAAGCCGGATAGCCGAGGCGATGCTGGGCATTGGCGTGCTGTGGAGCATCGCCGGGGTGATGCTGACACCCAGCATGAAGTTCTATTTCCAGATGGTCGCGCTGTTCGTCTACCTGCCATCGCTGTGGTTGTGCATCACCCGCCGGCAGGAGCTCGGCCACCTGCTTCGGGCTCACCGGGAGTTGTGGCTTCTGCTGGCGCTGTTCGGCTGGGCGGTGCTTTCTCTGCTGTGGTCCAAGACGGGCAAGCCGGCGGGCAACCTCAAGAGTGTTTCGTTGTTCATGCTGTTCATCTTCGGCTGGGTGCTCTGGGCCCGCGCGGATGAGCGTCGGCTGCGCCTGACGATGCTGTCGCTGGCTCTGGTGGTCGGCCTCTACAGCGTGGCGGCACTCCTGTTTGCCCCTGCTTATGGGATGGGGCGCCTGAACGGGTTTGGCGGCTTCCTGGATAACCCCAACGCGGCGGCTTACTCGATCGCCTTCGTCACGGTGTTGTGCGTGCCGTTGCTGCCGCGCCGCGGCTGGTCGCAACTGCCCTGGGTACTCCTGCTGGCCGCATCGCTGATCTACGTGGTGCTCTGCGGAAGCCGGGGGGCATTGCTGGCGCTGATGGTTACCGCCATCTTCAGCTTGAGTCTGGTGCCGGGCCGGATCGCCAAGCTGCTGCCTCTGTTGCTTCTGGTCGGTGGCGCAACGCTGGTTGTCGTCGAGCCGGGGCTTATGGAACGCGGCGACGCCGAGCGTTTCGAGCTGCTGCGCAATGCCTGGCCGCAGATCCAGCAGCATTTCTGGTTCGGCGTTGGGCTGGGGGGCGATTATTCGGTGACCAGCGGGCGTTCCGTATACGAGAACGGGGCGCACAACTTCCCCGTGCACACGGCGATCCAGTACGGCGTGCCGGCCTTGCTGGCGTTTCTGGTGCTGTGGGGCACGATTGGCTACAACGCCTGGCGAAGCCGCTCGCGGGCGCTGGGCCTGTCGGTGATGCTGCTGTGGGTGTTCTCCAGCGTCGCCATGCAGTTCGATGTGTTCAGCCTGTGGGAGCGCACGCGCGCAATGTGGCTGATGCCCTGGGTGGTGATCCTGCTGGGGCTCAGCCTGGAGCGCTGGCCTCAGGTGCGGCCGGCGGTCATGGAGCCGAACTGA
- a CDS encoding glycosyltransferase family 2 protein, with the protein MENPLISVLVPCYNRERYIEETLLSILGQDYPNFELIVVDDGSQDRSAEKIQALQQEHGFQFYRQANQGVSAALNTALSHARGELVATPDSDDIMMPGRLRLQANYLREHPEVGCLGGRAVYIDADGKHLKGGPGNAVRQYSFDELLGQAIAVGATVAMYRREAMDRVGGYDPQIRIQDFQMTLKIAHLGYRVEVLPEVVSGYRRHEGNLSRTAYKNQLNYDRMAVAPYRDHPAYGAGMTCILNKALKQSVVGDKGYAWSLLLQLPPWRWNRITLRRIRHLLFKFGRE; encoded by the coding sequence GTGGAAAACCCGCTGATTTCCGTGCTGGTGCCTTGCTATAACCGCGAGCGATATATCGAAGAGACACTGCTGAGCATTCTTGGGCAGGACTATCCCAACTTCGAGTTGATCGTGGTGGATGATGGGTCCCAGGATCGCAGTGCGGAGAAGATCCAGGCGCTCCAGCAGGAGCATGGCTTCCAGTTCTACCGCCAGGCCAACCAGGGCGTCAGTGCCGCGCTCAACACGGCGTTGAGCCATGCGCGGGGCGAACTGGTGGCCACGCCGGACTCCGACGACATCATGATGCCGGGGCGTCTGCGCCTGCAGGCGAACTACCTGCGTGAGCACCCGGAGGTCGGTTGCCTCGGCGGGCGCGCCGTCTATATCGACGCCGACGGCAAACACCTGAAGGGCGGGCCGGGCAATGCCGTGCGCCAGTACAGCTTCGACGAGTTGCTGGGGCAGGCCATCGCCGTCGGCGCGACCGTCGCGATGTACCGGCGCGAGGCCATGGACCGGGTTGGCGGCTACGATCCGCAGATCCGTATCCAGGACTTCCAGATGACCCTGAAGATCGCCCACCTGGGCTACCGGGTCGAAGTCCTGCCGGAAGTAGTCAGCGGCTACCGCCGCCACGAAGGCAACCTGTCGCGGACGGCCTACAAGAACCAGCTGAATTATGATCGGATGGCGGTCGCTCCTTACCGTGACCACCCGGCGTACGGCGCTGGCATGACCTGTATCCTCAACAAGGCGCTCAAGCAATCCGTGGTCGGTGACAAGGGCTACGCCTGGTCGCTGCTCCTGCAGCTTCCGCCATGGCGATGGAATCGCATCACCCTGCGGCGGATTCGCCATCTGCTGTTCAAGTTCGGGCGGGAATAA
- a CDS encoding glycosyltransferase, whose amino-acid sequence MKVLFLVQKEQRAILDRLYDGIAEHCECDLRWLSSDEQANLRRYFREHVDVSKYDRILFFLRFKKEMRQAAFIRSVPNLVILEHDAYQNYISCKYTGKFSAHYRRLPWARVISSGYMVSERLRQEGFDAVFVPKGYDQNLLHDLGRERDIELAFVGSTGSVAYSGRKALLDELGRVENLLVTKTNSGEDYLNTLNRIRFFVSADVGMGEYMIKNFEAMACGCVLLAYDQGEAENRALGLQDMHNVVLYRDVAQLRSKLQQLRDDPQRASRIAEAGRMLAVEGFGFSQIGARIVQAMAVPLRERPQPGMLERWRLALGSDLWPLSAGY is encoded by the coding sequence TTGAAAGTTCTGTTCCTGGTCCAGAAAGAACAACGCGCCATCCTCGATCGCCTGTACGACGGAATCGCCGAGCATTGCGAGTGCGACCTGCGCTGGCTGTCCAGTGACGAGCAGGCCAACCTGCGCCGTTACTTCCGTGAGCACGTGGATGTGTCGAAGTACGATCGCATCCTGTTCTTCCTGCGCTTCAAGAAGGAAATGCGCCAGGCAGCCTTCATCCGCAGCGTGCCCAACCTGGTCATTCTCGAGCACGACGCCTACCAGAACTATATTTCCTGCAAGTACACCGGGAAGTTCAGCGCGCATTATCGTCGCCTGCCCTGGGCGCGGGTGATCAGCTCGGGCTACATGGTCAGCGAGCGCCTGCGCCAGGAAGGCTTCGATGCGGTCTTCGTGCCCAAGGGCTATGACCAGAACCTGCTGCATGACCTGGGGCGGGAGCGGGATATCGAACTGGCCTTCGTCGGCAGCACCGGTAGCGTGGCCTACAGCGGCCGCAAGGCGCTGCTGGATGAACTGGGACGGGTGGAAAACCTGCTGGTGACCAAGACCAATTCGGGCGAGGACTACCTGAATACGCTCAACCGTATCCGCTTCTTCGTCAGTGCCGATGTTGGCATGGGCGAGTACATGATCAAGAATTTCGAGGCCATGGCCTGCGGCTGCGTGCTGCTGGCCTATGACCAGGGTGAGGCGGAGAATCGCGCGCTGGGGTTGCAGGACATGCACAACGTGGTGCTTTACCGCGATGTCGCCCAACTGCGCAGCAAACTGCAGCAGTTGCGGGATGACCCGCAGCGCGCGTCGCGCATTGCCGAGGCCGGCCGGATGCTGGCCGTGGAAGGTTTCGGGTTCAGCCAGATCGGGGCACGGATCGTCCAGGCCATGGCTGTCCCGCTGCGTGAGAGGCCGCAGCCCGGTATGCTGGAGCGCTGGCGACTGGCTTTGGGTTCTGACCTGTGGCCACTATCTGCCGGTTATTGA
- a CDS encoding lipopolysaccharide core biosynthesis protein, whose amino-acid sequence MLELKQEGGRRWLGDGSMQLPLAEFGECRGRYQGSVFLLASGPSAGGFPLARYADWPVIAMNGSIVRCVDQKITPFFYICDDPGFVRDRPDLACLGARSATHLAMSLNCFQALHRHDPTLLPGRANVFLLERVNRRHGMAVLSDRSYAWSVRRDPDLICGFSLLRRKTNRIGFSRNMSKGYFGGRTIPYAATQLACHLGFSQVFIIGMDLNKSIGRFYETGTAALPSSLDEDFEDYILPSFRIVAEKVSPRFPLRLFNLSPDSRLPASVVPKVEPTQLDALLEAEMAATGGKHLRVSS is encoded by the coding sequence ATGCTGGAACTCAAACAGGAAGGTGGTCGACGCTGGCTGGGCGATGGGAGCATGCAGCTTCCCCTGGCCGAGTTCGGAGAGTGCCGTGGGCGATACCAGGGGAGTGTGTTCCTGCTCGCTTCCGGACCTTCCGCCGGGGGGTTCCCGCTGGCGCGCTATGCGGACTGGCCAGTCATCGCGATGAACGGCTCCATCGTTCGCTGCGTCGACCAGAAGATCACGCCGTTCTTCTATATCTGTGATGACCCCGGGTTCGTGCGTGATCGCCCTGACCTTGCCTGTCTCGGCGCGCGCAGCGCCACGCACCTGGCAATGAGCCTGAACTGCTTCCAGGCGCTGCATCGTCATGACCCGACCTTGCTGCCGGGCAGGGCGAATGTCTTTCTGCTGGAGAGGGTCAACCGCCGGCATGGCATGGCGGTGCTGTCGGATCGTTCCTATGCCTGGTCCGTCCGCCGTGATCCCGACCTGATCTGCGGGTTCTCGCTGTTGCGCAGGAAGACCAATCGGATCGGCTTCAGTCGCAACATGAGCAAGGGCTATTTCGGTGGGCGCACCATCCCCTACGCCGCGACGCAACTGGCCTGTCACCTGGGCTTCAGCCAGGTGTTCATCATCGGGATGGACCTGAACAAGAGTATCGGGCGCTTCTACGAAACAGGGACGGCTGCTCTGCCCAGCAGCCTCGACGAAGATTTCGAGGATTACATCCTGCCCAGCTTCCGGATCGTCGCCGAGAAGGTTTCGCCGCGTTTCCCGCTGAGGCTGTTCAATCTGTCGCCAGACAGTCGGTTGCCGGCCAGTGTGGTGCCAAAAGTCGAACCTACCCAACTCGATGCATTGCTCGAAGCAGAAATGGCAGCGACGGGTGGCAAACACCTGCGAGTGAGCTCGTGA
- a CDS encoding glycosyltransferase has protein sequence MTRSAEPRVLQFCHGYDGPFLDCARQYASLFAGTGYRVTTVFLTGAPDPEVVAGCVSDEVLFLDYSSRDIRGLKLKAIRDLREIARSRDFRFCIAHRFKPTWIAMLGTRLPIIGVHHGFGDFQRLGRKLFARFFAERLSLLGVSNAVRDEIRACLPAWPQERIETLYNRVDVDALRDQQVERYPARQHLGLADNAWVVGNVGRLHPDKDQATLLRGFARALPRLPHNSLLAILGKGRLEEDLKDLARELGIADRVLFLGQVPDARRYFKAFDVFALTSDHEPFGMVLLEAMVAGVPLISTSGGGAGEIVEGLGILFPLGDDAALAEGLRHLSVLDREQRVMCAQQMEQRLQTRFCDEAVRREFWSLPLVKALLAPSR, from the coding sequence ATGACTCGCTCGGCTGAACCGCGCGTCCTGCAGTTCTGCCACGGCTATGACGGGCCGTTCCTCGACTGTGCCCGTCAGTACGCCAGCCTATTCGCCGGCACCGGTTACCGGGTCACCACGGTGTTCCTCACCGGGGCGCCCGATCCGGAAGTCGTGGCCGGTTGCGTCAGCGACGAGGTGCTTTTCCTCGACTACAGCTCGCGGGACATCCGCGGGCTGAAGCTCAAGGCAATCCGCGACCTGCGCGAGATCGCGCGTTCCCGCGACTTCCGCTTCTGCATCGCGCACCGTTTCAAGCCGACCTGGATCGCCATGCTCGGCACCAGGCTGCCGATCATCGGTGTGCACCATGGCTTCGGTGACTTCCAGCGCCTGGGGCGCAAGCTGTTCGCGCGCTTCTTCGCCGAACGCCTGAGCCTGCTGGGCGTTTCCAACGCGGTGCGCGACGAAATCCGTGCCTGCCTGCCGGCCTGGCCGCAGGAGCGCATCGAGACGCTGTACAACCGGGTCGACGTCGACGCCCTCAGGGACCAGCAGGTCGAGCGCTATCCGGCCCGCCAGCACCTGGGGCTGGCGGACAACGCCTGGGTGGTCGGCAACGTCGGTCGCCTGCATCCGGACAAGGACCAGGCCACCCTGCTGCGCGGCTTCGCCCGCGCTCTGCCGCGTCTGCCGCACAACAGCCTGCTGGCGATCCTCGGCAAGGGGCGGCTGGAGGAGGACCTCAAGGACCTCGCGCGCGAACTGGGCATCGCCGACCGCGTGCTGTTCCTCGGCCAGGTCCCGGACGCCAGGCGCTACTTCAAGGCGTTCGACGTATTCGCCCTGACTTCCGACCACGAGCCATTCGGCATGGTCCTGCTGGAGGCGATGGTGGCGGGTGTGCCGCTGATCTCGACTTCTGGCGGTGGTGCCGGGGAAATCGTCGAGGGGTTGGGCATTCTCTTCCCGCTGGGCGACGATGCCGCGCTGGCCGAAGGGCTGCGCCATCTGTCGGTGCTGGACCGCGAGCAGCGGGTGATGTGCGCGCAGCAGATGGAGCAGCGTCTGCAGACGCGCTTCTGCGATGAGGCGGTGCGCCGGGAGTTCTGGAGTCTGCCGCTGGTGAAGGCGTTACTCGCCCCATCCCGCTGA
- a CDS encoding carbamoyltransferase family protein, with the protein MALTILGLSGAVSHDPSAALYIDGKLVAAVEEERFVRDKHAKNRMPYESAKFCLEQAGIKPSDVDVVAIPFAPISIFDKARWHYAKRYAYAPDRALDAILLGNRRYKRYYKRIEWCLQQLGFDLKKTKIQPVEHHLAHASSAYHCSGFKEKTAILGIDGKGEYATTFFGYGENGKIHKIKEFYDPDSLGGLYGALTEYLGFDMLDGEFKVMGMAPYGDASKYDFSRLAKFENGELIINTEYANVIGFRRYKEKGKGYYFSPKLIEWLGPKREGDIADDPYIHYAASIQALFEKLSLEMMDYYLGDIIRETGKIAFAGGCALNVKLNQKIIARPEVKELYVQPAASDAGTAVGAAAYVSWERGVPVEKMEHVYLGPEYSNEDVIAACARHEAKPTWRKIDNLSELIAKVLVDGNPVAWFQGRLEFGPRALGGRSIIGCPSVPGVADRINAQIKFRERWRPFCPSMLDTVGPQMFKIDHPAPFMTFTFEVNEEWKTRVPEVVHEDGTSRAQVLKREFNPRYYDMMKELERLTGNGVALNTSLNRRGEPMVCSPTDALNMFYGSDLQYLIMQDILVVKDGAEPYDSLG; encoded by the coding sequence GTGGCATTGACCATCCTCGGCCTGTCCGGCGCCGTAAGCCATGACCCTTCCGCCGCCCTGTACATCGACGGCAAGCTGGTCGCGGCCGTCGAAGAAGAGCGCTTCGTCCGCGACAAGCACGCGAAGAACCGCATGCCCTACGAGTCGGCCAAGTTCTGCCTGGAGCAGGCCGGGATCAAGCCGTCGGACGTTGACGTGGTGGCCATTCCCTTTGCCCCCATCAGCATCTTCGACAAGGCCCGCTGGCACTACGCCAAGCGCTACGCCTACGCACCGGACCGCGCGCTGGACGCCATCCTGCTCGGCAACCGCCGCTACAAGCGCTACTACAAGCGCATCGAGTGGTGCTTGCAGCAGTTGGGCTTCGACCTGAAGAAGACCAAGATCCAGCCGGTCGAGCACCACCTGGCCCACGCCTCCAGCGCCTACCACTGCTCGGGCTTCAAGGAGAAGACGGCGATCCTCGGGATCGACGGCAAGGGCGAGTACGCCACCACCTTCTTCGGCTACGGTGAGAACGGCAAGATCCACAAGATCAAGGAGTTCTACGATCCGGACTCCCTGGGCGGCCTGTACGGGGCGCTGACCGAGTACCTCGGCTTCGACATGCTCGACGGCGAGTTCAAGGTCATGGGCATGGCGCCTTACGGCGATGCCAGCAAGTACGATTTCTCCCGTCTGGCCAAGTTCGAGAACGGCGAGCTGATCATCAACACCGAGTACGCCAACGTCATCGGCTTCCGTCGCTACAAGGAAAAGGGCAAGGGCTACTACTTCTCGCCCAAGCTGATCGAGTGGCTCGGTCCGAAGCGTGAAGGCGACATCGCCGACGATCCGTATATCCACTACGCCGCCAGCATCCAGGCCCTGTTCGAGAAGCTGTCGCTGGAGATGATGGATTACTACCTGGGCGACATCATCCGCGAGACCGGCAAGATCGCCTTCGCCGGCGGCTGCGCGCTGAACGTCAAGCTCAACCAGAAGATCATCGCTCGCCCCGAGGTCAAGGAGCTGTACGTGCAGCCCGCGGCCAGCGACGCCGGCACCGCTGTTGGCGCCGCCGCGTACGTGTCCTGGGAACGTGGCGTGCCGGTCGAGAAGATGGAACACGTCTACCTCGGCCCGGAATACAGCAACGAAGACGTCATCGCCGCCTGCGCCCGCCACGAGGCCAAGCCGACCTGGCGCAAGATCGACAACCTGTCCGAGCTGATCGCCAAGGTGCTGGTGGACGGCAACCCGGTGGCCTGGTTCCAGGGGCGCCTGGAGTTCGGCCCGCGCGCACTCGGTGGCCGTTCGATCATCGGCTGCCCGAGCGTTCCCGGCGTGGCTGACCGCATCAACGCGCAGATCAAGTTCCGCGAGCGCTGGAGGCCCTTCTGCCCGTCGATGCTCGATACCGTCGGCCCGCAGATGTTCAAGATCGACCATCCGGCGCCATTCATGACCTTCACCTTCGAGGTCAACGAAGAGTGGAAGACCCGCGTGCCGGAAGTCGTCCATGAAGACGGTACCTCCCGCGCCCAGGTGCTCAAGCGCGAATTCAACCCGCGCTACTACGACATGATGAAGGAGCTGGAGCGGCTCACCGGCAACGGCGTGGCGCTCAACACCTCGCTGAACCGCCGTGGCGAGCCGATGGTGTGCTCGCCGACCGATGCCCTGAACATGTTCTACGGCTCGGACCTGCAGTACCTGATCATGCAGGACATTCTGGTGGTCAAGGATGGCGCGGAGCCCTATGACTCGCTCGGCTGA
- a CDS encoding lipopolysaccharide kinase InaA family protein yields the protein MRLSALRDAGRAPALPLRIELEDGAGPAELRLDSLLRVLPGQRYVGAANWRSRPVLAKLLVGGRAAKQFQRERDGVRLLAEQGLTTPQLLADGLKDGEGGWLLFEFLDNAESLWDAWRAVEGEPLLSDGQTAVIAEALTAIARMHAKGLWQEDLHLDNLLRHAGQLYLIDGAGIRAETAGQPLSRKHVLENLGVFFAQLPASLDPYLEELLIHYLLANGEHALPLEALQKEIARVRRWRVGDLMKKTARDCSLFSVFKGPFGLRAVRREEEEGLQPLLADPDSYINRGHLYKTGGAATVARVELNGRPLVVKRYNIKNLLHWFKRFWRPSRAWASWREGNRLDFLGIATPKPLAVIERRWLWLRGPAFLITDYLAGQDIIARFKPYLDHPEGGGLPPESDLVALDRLFAALVRERISHGDLKGHNLFWQEQGEGGQWSLIDLDAMQRHSREASFARAYARDRARFLRNWPEGSALHRLLDERLPRVPGTRPDERG from the coding sequence ATGAGGCTGTCTGCCCTGCGCGATGCCGGCCGCGCTCCGGCGCTGCCCCTGCGCATCGAGCTGGAAGACGGCGCCGGCCCGGCCGAGCTGCGCCTGGACAGCCTGCTGCGCGTCCTGCCCGGCCAGCGCTACGTCGGTGCGGCCAATTGGCGCAGCCGCCCGGTGCTGGCCAAGCTGCTGGTGGGCGGTCGTGCGGCAAAGCAGTTCCAGCGCGAACGCGACGGTGTGCGACTGCTCGCCGAACAGGGCCTGACCACGCCGCAGCTGCTGGCCGACGGCCTAAAGGACGGCGAGGGTGGCTGGCTGCTCTTCGAGTTCCTCGACAACGCCGAGAGCCTCTGGGATGCCTGGCGCGCCGTGGAGGGCGAGCCGCTGCTCTCCGACGGCCAGACCGCTGTCATCGCCGAGGCGCTGACGGCCATCGCCCGGATGCACGCCAAGGGCCTGTGGCAGGAAGACCTGCACCTGGACAACCTGCTGCGCCACGCCGGCCAGCTGTACCTGATCGACGGCGCCGGCATCCGTGCGGAAACCGCCGGTCAGCCGCTGTCGCGCAAGCACGTGCTGGAAAACCTCGGGGTGTTCTTCGCTCAGTTGCCAGCGAGTCTCGATCCGTATCTGGAAGAGCTGCTGATCCACTACCTGCTGGCCAACGGCGAGCACGCACTGCCGCTGGAGGCCCTGCAGAAGGAAATCGCCAGGGTTCGACGCTGGCGGGTCGGCGACCTGATGAAGAAGACCGCTCGCGACTGCAGCCTGTTCAGCGTGTTCAAGGGGCCGTTCGGCCTGCGCGCGGTGCGCCGCGAGGAAGAGGAGGGCCTGCAGCCACTGCTGGCCGATCCGGATTCCTACATAAATCGCGGACACCTCTACAAGACCGGCGGCGCCGCGACTGTTGCCCGCGTAGAGCTGAATGGCCGGCCTCTGGTGGTCAAGCGCTACAACATCAAGAACTTGCTGCACTGGTTCAAGCGCTTCTGGCGCCCCAGTCGCGCCTGGGCTTCCTGGCGCGAAGGCAACCGCCTGGACTTCCTCGGCATCGCCACGCCCAAGCCGCTGGCGGTGATCGAGCGGCGCTGGCTGTGGCTGCGCGGCCCGGCCTTCCTGATTACCGATTACCTGGCGGGTCAGGATATAATCGCCCGTTTCAAACCCTACCTGGACCATCCGGAGGGGGGCGGCCTGCCGCCGGAATCGGATCTTGTGGCCCTGGACAGACTGTTCGCGGCGCTGGTGCGCGAGCGCATCAGCCACGGCGACCTGAAAGGGCACAACCTGTTCTGGCAGGAGCAGGGCGAAGGCGGGCAGTGGTCGTTGATCGACCTCGATGCCATGCAGCGCCACTCGCGAGAAGCGAGCTTCGCCCGCGCCTATGCCCGCGACCGTGCGCGCTTCCTGCGCAACTGGCCAGAGGGCAGCGCACTGCACCGGCTGCTCGACGAACGTTTACCGCGGGTGCCTGGCACCCGCCCAGATGAAAGAGGCTAG
- a CDS encoding lipopolysaccharide kinase InaA family protein: protein MKDFIAEGDQALLENNALADFDALWALQLEAVDEPNTERGGWSSVYRLELDGTAYYLKRQSNHLTRSLKRPLGEPTFSREFRNIQRYHQLGIPSMQAAFFGARQVGGERRAILMTRALDGWRDLDSLLQGWSNLPAERRQAILRACGMLARRLHEAGQMHGCFYPKHIFLRETDDAFEATLIDLEKTRPLWFGQRDRVRDLEPLLRRAPDWNETDVRNLLAAYLGTASGGPEVDDWYRRLGARRKKKENRA from the coding sequence GTGAAGGATTTCATTGCCGAGGGCGACCAGGCCCTGCTGGAAAACAACGCCCTGGCCGATTTCGACGCCCTCTGGGCTCTGCAGCTGGAAGCCGTGGACGAGCCCAACACCGAGCGTGGCGGCTGGAGCAGCGTGTACCGCCTGGAGCTGGACGGCACCGCCTACTACCTCAAGCGCCAGAGCAACCACCTGACCCGCAGCCTGAAGCGTCCACTCGGCGAGCCGACCTTCAGTCGCGAGTTCCGCAACATCCAGCGCTACCACCAGCTCGGCATTCCGTCGATGCAGGCGGCCTTCTTCGGCGCGCGGCAGGTCGGCGGCGAGCGCCGGGCGATCCTGATGACCCGCGCCCTGGACGGCTGGCGTGACCTCGACAGCCTGCTGCAGGGCTGGTCGAACCTGCCCGCCGAGCGCCGCCAGGCCATCCTGCGCGCCTGCGGCATGCTCGCCCGCCGCCTGCACGAGGCCGGGCAGATGCATGGCTGCTTCTATCCCAAGCACATCTTCCTGCGCGAAACCGACGACGCCTTCGAGGCGACCCTGATCGACCTGGAGAAGACCCGCCCGCTGTGGTTCGGCCAGCGCGACCGCGTGCGTGACCTGGAGCCGCTGCTGCGCCGCGCGCCGGACTGGAACGAAACCGACGTGCGCAACCTGCTGGCGGCCTACCTGGGCACCGCTTCCGGCGGCCCGGAGGTCGACGACTGGTATCGCCGCCTGGGTGCGCGCCGCAAGAAGAAGGAAAACCGCGCATGA
- a CDS encoding lipopolysaccharide kinase InaA family protein, translated as MAGWVLEADYQHLAADFGSLDAVFALEGERITKDAMSDVVRIERDGVRYYVKRYRKPGKGFRRYLPRPRVKAEWQNLKQFAKWGIPTAKVVAYGLERVNGAFARGAIITRELVGTEDLHALAKQDDPRLKDRAWVEHVMRQLAGYTRTMHDHHFTHNDLKWRNILVDGEGTVYFIDCPIGDFWVSFMLRYRITKDLATLDKVAKYHLSYTQRLQFYLLYRRRERLNASDKKRVRQIVHFFEGRE; from the coding sequence ATGGCCGGCTGGGTACTCGAAGCCGACTACCAGCATCTCGCCGCCGATTTCGGCAGCCTGGATGCCGTGTTCGCCCTCGAAGGCGAGCGCATCACCAAGGATGCGATGTCCGACGTCGTGCGCATCGAGCGCGACGGCGTGCGCTATTACGTCAAGCGCTACCGCAAGCCGGGCAAGGGCTTTCGCCGCTACCTGCCGCGCCCGCGGGTGAAGGCCGAGTGGCAGAACCTCAAGCAGTTCGCCAAGTGGGGCATACCGACCGCGAAGGTGGTGGCCTACGGCCTGGAGCGCGTCAACGGCGCCTTTGCCCGTGGCGCGATCATCACCCGCGAGCTGGTCGGCACCGAAGACCTGCACGCCCTGGCCAAGCAGGACGATCCGCGTCTGAAGGATCGCGCCTGGGTCGAGCACGTCATGCGCCAGTTGGCCGGCTACACGCGGACCATGCACGACCACCACTTCACCCACAACGACCTGAAGTGGCGCAACATCCTGGTGGACGGCGAGGGTACGGTGTACTTCATCGACTGCCCGATCGGTGATTTCTGGGTCAGCTTCATGCTGCGCTACCGCATCACCAAGGACCTGGCCACCCTCGACAAGGTCGCCAAGTACCACCTCTCCTACACGCAGCGCCTGCAGTTCTACCTGCTGTACCGTCGCCGCGAGCGACTGAACGCGTCGGACAAGAAGCGTGTCCGGCAGATCGTCCATTTCTTCGAGGGACGCGAGTGA